GAGATGGAACTGGAATCTAAGTTTTCAAAGCCTGCTCAAGACTCTACAGTTACAGTTGATGAAGACATCCAAAGAGCTCAAAAACTTGAAGAATCTATTCACCTGATGATTCAGAAACTTGAAGAAACCATGAATCTCTTGTATAAGATGTTCAACGACAGACTGcctaaagaagaaggaaaaaataaaatgcAGGGAGCGGTGTGTTTTAACTGTCATGGTATTGGACATGTCAAAACAGATTGTCCATCATTCAAGAGAAACGAAATCAAGTGCAATGGATGTAATGGTTATGGGCATATAAAATCAGATTGTGTGAacacaaagaagatgaagatgaggagAATTTGCAATGATAAAAAGccagaaagaaaagaagatgctCTAAATTTCGTGGCTCTTCATGGAGCTATGGGGTCTGAAAAAGACATCACTAAAAGTGAATTTCATGCGTCGTGTGTGTCACACACCAACTCCGATGTGTCACACACCAACTCCGATGTGTCACATAGTGATGCAAAAAGTGATATAAATGTGGATCTTCTAGCTGAGTATCAGGTTTTGTTTGGTCAATTTGCTAAACTCAGTGAAGAAAATATTCAGCTTATCAAAGATACAACAATGCTGAAAGCAAAAGTGAACATTCTAGAGTTGGAAACCAACAATAAATCTGAGACTAGAGTGtcaaaagaagagaaggagTCTGATCCACATAGTTCACATAAGAAAATCTCTGAGCAGGCCTACAATCTAAAGAGTATGGAGACTAAATATGATCAGACGAAACAACTATTGAATGAGGAACGCGAGAAAAGTCAGCTGCTGCAAAGAGAACTCAGTGAAAATTACAAAAAGTTAAGGATGCTGAACAGAGGATCTGAAACTTTAGATCAGATATTATCAGTTGGACAACCTCCAAAGGTGAATTGGGGCTTAGGATACAAGGGTGCTGCTCCAAAAGATCAAGCTATTCCACTCGATGTTATCAAGTTTGTAAAAGGTACTCCATCTAACCCCGAAAGTAGCTCGAAAGCTGAGAAAAGACATACATCTACACCTGTGGAAAAAGAACCTAATGCTCAGACAAAACTACACTCTCCAAAGCCTGCAATAACTAGGAGGAATGGTTGTTTGTTTTGTGGGAATCATGGTCATAAGGTTGATTTTTGTTATTCTCGAAGACACCAGATTGAGCGAGCTTGGAGGATGAACCCTTGTTATGTGGAACCTAGAAGGTATGGATATGTATGGATAGCTAAGAAAGATCTGTATCCCAAATTTACGAAAGGTGTGTCACACGAGCATACCAATGTGTCATACACTCGAATGGTTGATCAATATACTGAACTTGAAGAACCAGTTCGATGGCGTAGAAGGAGTTGAGGGTTTTGATGGTCCAACAAGTATAATGAATTTTTTCACAGAGTTTTCCACTCAAGTAGGGGGAGATGGTACTTGATTCAGGGGGAGTTAGATGTTAGATGTTATTGAGCTTGAGTTGTAAAACTCAGTGAAAAAGGGGGAGAATGTAAGCTCAAGAACTTGGAGCTTGATAGGTTGCTGCTGTGGTGGAGTTTTGGTTCGTGTACATGTGTTACACATGGAGAGTAATGTGTGACACATGCTTCGGAGAATAAAAAGGAAACGTCAAGATGCGATGATGTGTCATATTTCCATATGCTTGGTTGACGAAATAAGCATTAAAGGAATGTTATTAGATCACGAATTGG
This genomic stretch from Brassica napus cultivar Da-Ae chromosome C9, Da-Ae, whole genome shotgun sequence harbors:
- the LOC106429530 gene encoding uncharacterized protein LOC106429530; amino-acid sequence: MAILANNMLLLNDVNYGYWKVRMRANLCGADEDIWTVVQSGWEEPCVMQEDGLKTLKPKTKWTATEKKLSRFNAKALDTIFSSVDGKQFELIQGCESAKEAWDILQNAFEGTAKVRRIRLDLLASQFEDIRMTDDEKIGDFSAKLSSIANESQVLGKKYEDAKLVKKFLRCLPTKFAAHKAAINLTMNTDELKFAEVVGILKAEEMELESKFSKPAQDSTVTVDEDIQRAQKLEESIHLMIQKLEETMNLLYKMFNDRLPKEEGKNKMQGAVCFNCHGIGHVKTDCPSFKRNEIKCNGCNGYGHIKSDCVNTKKMKMRRICNDKKPERKEDALNFVALHGAMGSEKDITKSEFHASCVSHTNSDVSHTNSDVSHSDAKSDINVDLLAEYQVLFGQFAKLSEENIQLIKDTTMLKAKVNILELETNNKSETRVSKEEKESDPHSSHKKISEQAYNLKSMETKYDQTKQLLNEEREKSQLLQRELSENYKKLRMLNRGSETLDQILSVGQPPKVNWGLGYKGAAPKDQAIPLDVIKFVKGTPSNPESSSKAEKRHTSTPVEKEPNAQTKLHSPKPAITRRNGCLFCGNHGHKVDFCYSRRHQIERAWRMNPCYVEPRRYGYVWIAKKDLYPKFTKGVSHEHTNVSYTRMVDQYTELEEPVRWRRRS